One Triticum dicoccoides isolate Atlit2015 ecotype Zavitan chromosome 5B, WEW_v2.0, whole genome shotgun sequence genomic window carries:
- the LOC119307728 gene encoding mitochondrial import inner membrane translocase subunit Tim9, with protein sequence MDKSMLGDLDNLPDEDKMRMSAMIEQLQMRDSLRMYNALVETCFKDCVDTFRRKTLDKQEESCVRRCAEKFLKHSMRVGMRFAELNQGVATPD encoded by the exons ATGGACAAGAGCATGCTCGGCGACCTCGACAACCTCCCCGACGAGGACAAGATGCGCATGTCCGCCATGATCGAACAGCTCCAGATGCGTGACAG TCTACGGATGTACAATGCGCTGGTGGAGACGTGCTTCAAGGACTGTGTTGACACGTTCCGGAGGAAGACGCTGGACAAGCAAGAGGAGTCATGTGTCCGCCGCTGTGCCGAGAAGTTCCTGAAGCACTCCATGAGGGTCGGCATGCGATTTGCTGAGCTTAACCAAGGCGTTGCCACACCCGACTAA
- the LOC119305272 gene encoding uncharacterized protein LOC119305272, whose translation MAEPKAAKNKSSSKSKKHHHQGDGEASKKATKAKAEATATPSPAPAPSLDAHFKPCADVAGLRFGAQLVTRALTVRRAGPLELPHLLRVVVPDAGAGQNTKGKGAQPLSFAPTTTAYIPTNFAILAHHAWHTLTLGLGTKNSKAAVFVFESAAMKAAADAAWPQVLPLGDVGKRLLRAAPGAPEMARFKFRKGCVTFYVYAVRTARARGFARADELRAVIEAVAKLKDFLDHTAMLALPGQRSIDAAAPVGIVH comes from the coding sequence ATGGCGGAACCCAAGGCGGCCAAGAACAAGTCGTCGTCCAAGTCCAAGAAACATCACCACCAGGGGGACGGCGAGGCGTCCAAGAAGGCGACCAAGGCGAAGGCCGAGGCCACGGCCACgccgtcgccggcgccggcgccgtcgcTCGACGCGCACTTCAAGCCGTGTGCCGACGTGGCGGGCCTCCGCTTCGGGGCGCAGCTCGTCACGCGCGCGCTCACCGTGCGCCGCGCCGGGCCGCTCGAGCTGCCGCACCTGCTCCGAGTCGTCGTCCCTGACGCCGGCGCCGGGCAGAACACAAAGGGCAAAGGGGCGCAGCCGCTGTCGTTCGCGCCGACGACGACCGCATACATCCCGACCAACTTCGCCATCCTGGCGCACCACGCGTGGCACACGCTCACGCTCGGGCTCGGCACCAAGAactccaaggccgccgtcttcgTCTTCGAGTCGGCAGCCATGaaggccgccgccgacgccgcctggCCGCAGGTCCTGCCGCTCGGGGACGTCGGAAAGCGCCTCCTCCGTGCCGCCCCGGGCGCGCCGGAGATGGCCCGCTTCAAGTTCCGCAAGGGCTGCGTCACCTTCTACGTCTACGCCGTCCGGACCGCCCGGGCGCGCGGGTTCGCGCGCGCCGATGAGCTCAGGGCAGTCATCGAGGCCGTCGCCAAGCTCAAGGACTTCTTGGACCACACTGCCATGCTCGCGCTCCCGGGTCAGAGGAGCATTGACGCGGCCGCTCCGGTGGGCATCGTGCATTGA